A genomic stretch from Microtus pennsylvanicus isolate mMicPen1 chromosome 11, mMicPen1.hap1, whole genome shotgun sequence includes:
- the Higd1b gene encoding HIG1 domain family member 1B — protein MSANKGWWVPPEGEDNLSGKFLRKTRESPLVPIGVGGCLVVAAYRIYRLKARGPTKLSIHLIHTRVAAQACAVGAIMLGAVYTMYRDYIKRASEAPEK, from the exons ATGTCTGCTAACAAGGGCTGGTGGGTGCCGCCTGAGGGTGAGGACAACCTGTCTGGGAAGTTCCTAAGGAAGACCAGGGAGTCTCCACTGGTGCCTATAG GTGTAGGAGGCTGCCTGGTGGTAGCCGCATACAGGATTTACCGGCTGAAGGCTCGAGGTCCCACCAAGTTGTCCATACATCTGATTCACACCCGAGTGGCAGCACAGGCATGTGCTGTGGGTGCGATCATGCTCG GTGCTGTGTACACAATGTACAGAGATTACATCAAGAGGGCGTCAGAGGCTCCTGAGAAGTAG